The following coding sequences lie in one Sorghum bicolor cultivar BTx623 chromosome 6, Sorghum_bicolor_NCBIv3, whole genome shotgun sequence genomic window:
- the LOC8069413 gene encoding heavy metal-associated isoprenylated plant protein 27 encodes MGIVDVVSEYCSLPRSRRHLKKRKQFQTVEMKVRIDCEGCERKVKKALEDMKGVSSVEVTAKQNKVTVTGYVDAGKVMRRVAYKTGKRVEPWPYVPYEMVAHPYAPGAYDKKAPAGYVRDVVADPTAAPLARASSTEVRYTAAFSDENPNACAVM; translated from the exons ATGGGCATCGTCGACGTCGTCTCCGAGTACTGCTCCTTGCCCAGGTCTCGCCGCCATCTCAAGAAGAGGAAGCAGTTCCag ACGGTGGAGATGAAGGTACGGATCGACTGCGAAGGCTGCGAGAGGAAGGTGAAGAAAGCACTGGAGGACATGAAAGGGGTGAGCTCAGTGGAGGTGACGGCGAAGCAGAACAAGGTGACGGTGACGGGGTACGTGGACGCCGGCAAGGTGATGCGGCGGGTGGCGTACAAGACGGGGAAGCGGGTGGAGCCGTGGCCGTACGTGCCGTACGAGATGGTGGCGCACCCTTACGCGCCGGGCGCCTACGACAAGAAGGCACCCGCCGGGTACGTCCGCGACGTCGTCGCTGACCCTACCGCCGCGCCGCTCGCCAGGGCGTCGTCCACCGAGGTCAGGTACACCGCCGCGTTCAGCGACGAGAACCCCAACGCCTGCGCCgtcatgtag